A DNA window from Methylobacterium sp. NMS14P contains the following coding sequences:
- the secE gene encoding preprotein translocase subunit SecE — protein sequence MASNEATKKVDLVRGAARGPANPPPARPATPARAPQKRATPGEFFAQVRDEARKVTWPTRRETTITTIMVFVMVVAASLFFTVVDQALRFVVGLILGV from the coding sequence ATGGCATCGAACGAAGCGACCAAGAAGGTGGACCTGGTGCGCGGCGCGGCCCGCGGTCCCGCGAATCCGCCGCCCGCCCGGCCCGCGACCCCCGCCCGCGCGCCACAGAAGCGCGCCACGCCGGGCGAGTTCTTCGCCCAGGTGCGCGACGAGGCCCGCAAGGTCACGTGGCCGACCCGCCGGGAGACCACGATCACGACGATCATGGTGTTCGTGATGGTCGTGGCCGCGAGCCTGTTCTTCACGGTCGTCGACCAGGCCCTGCGCTTCGTGGTCGGCCTGATCCTGGGCGTCTGA
- a CDS encoding B12-binding domain-containing radical SAM protein → MRCTLTVTSKRRILCVFPAYTPSFGTFSHAYPLMGGVKAFMPPQGLLLIAAYMPEAWECRFIDENIRRAGPADFAWADAVFVSGMHIQEPQIHDIRDRARAAGKVTVLGGPSVSGAPEKYGDFDYLHIGEIGDATDDLVARLDADLTRPPAQVVLETKDRLALADFPAPAYERAPLKRYLIGSLQFSSGCPYRCEFCDIPQLYGRQPRLKSPEQMCAELDAIVSQPGHPAVVYFVDDNFIGNRKATREMLPHLVEWQKKNAYPLQFACEATLNMAKQPEILELMRQANFMTVFVGIETPEAEALKGIDKTHNAAVPMYEAIETLNSYGLEVTSGIILGLDSDTDKSEQNLIDFIDRSAIPVLTINLLQALPKTPLWDRLEREGRLLHDASLESNVLFKRPHDSVVSSWRRAIAHAYEPEKIFERFKHQCAVTYPNRITTPTAGKLTFTNLRRGLILGFNIITRVGIFSDYRKPFWSAAGYALKRGQIEAVFNMGFVAHHLIRFTREALRGEHNASFYAAKAAEAKEARDRSWWEAARRKLVPEREAA, encoded by the coding sequence ATGCGATGCACCCTGACGGTCACCTCCAAGCGACGCATCCTGTGCGTCTTTCCCGCCTACACGCCGTCCTTCGGGACATTCTCCCACGCCTACCCGTTGATGGGCGGGGTGAAGGCGTTCATGCCGCCGCAGGGACTGCTGCTGATCGCGGCCTACATGCCCGAGGCGTGGGAATGCCGGTTCATCGATGAGAATATCCGCCGCGCGGGCCCGGCCGACTTCGCCTGGGCCGACGCGGTGTTCGTCTCCGGGATGCACATCCAGGAGCCGCAGATCCACGACATCCGCGACCGCGCCCGCGCGGCCGGCAAGGTGACGGTGCTGGGCGGCCCCTCGGTCTCGGGCGCCCCGGAGAAGTACGGCGACTTCGACTACCTCCATATCGGCGAGATCGGCGACGCCACCGACGACCTCGTCGCGCGCCTCGATGCCGACCTGACGCGCCCGCCCGCCCAGGTGGTGCTGGAGACCAAGGACCGCCTCGCGCTCGCCGACTTCCCGGCCCCGGCCTACGAGCGCGCGCCGCTCAAGCGCTACCTGATCGGCTCGCTGCAATTCTCCTCGGGCTGCCCGTACCGCTGCGAGTTCTGCGACATCCCGCAGCTCTACGGCCGCCAACCGCGGCTCAAGAGCCCGGAGCAGATGTGCGCGGAGCTCGACGCCATCGTCAGCCAGCCGGGCCATCCGGCCGTGGTGTACTTCGTCGACGACAACTTCATCGGCAATCGCAAGGCGACCCGCGAGATGCTGCCGCACCTCGTGGAATGGCAGAAGAAGAACGCCTACCCGCTCCAGTTCGCCTGCGAGGCGACGCTGAACATGGCCAAGCAGCCCGAGATCCTCGAGCTGATGCGGCAGGCCAACTTCATGACGGTGTTCGTCGGCATCGAGACGCCGGAGGCGGAGGCGCTCAAGGGCATCGACAAGACCCACAACGCCGCCGTGCCGATGTACGAGGCGATCGAGACCCTCAATTCCTACGGGCTGGAGGTCACCTCCGGCATCATCCTGGGCCTCGATTCCGACACCGACAAATCCGAGCAGAACCTGATCGACTTCATCGACCGCTCGGCGATCCCGGTCCTGACCATCAACCTGCTCCAGGCGCTCCCCAAGACCCCGCTCTGGGACCGGCTGGAGCGCGAGGGCCGGCTGCTGCACGACGCCAGCCTCGAATCGAACGTCCTGTTCAAGCGGCCCCACGACTCGGTGGTGAGCAGCTGGCGCCGCGCGATCGCGCACGCCTACGAGCCGGAGAAGATCTTCGAGCGGTTCAAGCACCAGTGCGCGGTGACCTACCCGAACCGGATTACGACGCCGACGGCCGGCAAGCTCACCTTCACCAACCTGCGCCGCGGCCTGATCCTCGGTTTCAACATCATCACCCGGGTCGGGATCTTCTCCGACTACCGCAAGCCGTTCTGGAGCGCGGCCGGCTACGCGCTGAAGCGCGGGCAGATCGAGGCGGTGTTCAACATGGGCTTCGTCGCCCACCACCTGATCCGCTTCACCCGCGAGGCCCTGCGCGGCGAGCACAACGCCTCGTTCTACGCCGCCAAGGCCGCGGAGGCGAAGGAGGCCCGCGACCGCAGCTGGTGGGAGGCCGCGCGGCGCAAGCTCGTGCCGGAGCGCGAGGCGGCGTAG
- a CDS encoding outer membrane protein, giving the protein MMKKFLLATAATALVTTAASAADLPRRAAPPPVFTPVPVFTWTGFYAGLESAYTFTDRERITTVGVQPGNATNVALGRRPFATSTSQDGFANIGGTAGYNYQFTPGAGIVVGLANSIDWTDITKNRVVLGTGNVAGGPPNISQFRQSLDWLGTLTGRVGYAFDRVLVYGMGGLAYGNVFHDANFYTPGGRLQFAGRYDDFKIGFAYGGGIEFALPTDSFLNTFALGRYIGIKYDAITVKAEYLHYDLGSQNVLVGAVPGVGTGAYISRFRTEGSIVRAGFNYKFGGL; this is encoded by the coding sequence ATGATGAAGAAGTTCCTCCTCGCCACCGCCGCCACGGCCCTGGTCACGACGGCCGCCTCCGCCGCCGACCTGCCGCGCCGCGCCGCGCCGCCGCCGGTCTTCACGCCGGTGCCGGTCTTCACCTGGACGGGCTTCTACGCCGGTCTCGAGTCGGCCTACACCTTCACCGATCGTGAGCGCATCACGACCGTCGGCGTCCAGCCCGGCAACGCCACCAACGTCGCCCTCGGCCGTCGCCCGTTCGCGACCTCGACCTCGCAGGACGGCTTCGCCAACATCGGCGGCACCGCCGGCTACAACTACCAGTTCACGCCGGGCGCCGGCATCGTCGTCGGTCTGGCCAACAGCATCGACTGGACGGACATCACTAAGAACCGGGTCGTGCTCGGCACCGGCAACGTCGCCGGCGGCCCGCCGAACATCAGCCAGTTCCGCCAGAGCCTCGACTGGCTCGGCACCCTCACCGGCCGCGTCGGCTACGCGTTCGACCGCGTCCTGGTCTACGGGATGGGCGGTCTCGCCTACGGCAACGTGTTCCACGACGCCAACTTCTACACCCCGGGCGGCCGCCTGCAGTTCGCCGGCCGCTACGACGACTTCAAGATCGGCTTCGCCTACGGCGGCGGCATCGAGTTCGCGCTGCCGACCGACAGCTTCCTGAACACCTTCGCGCTCGGCCGCTACATCGGCATCAAGTACGACGCCATCACGGTGAAGGCCGAGTACCTGCACTACGACCTCGGCAGCCAGAACGTGCTCGTCGGCGCGGTCCCGGGCGTGGGCACCGGCGCGTACATCTCGCGCTTCCGCACCGAGGGCAGCATCGTCCGCGCCGGCTTCAACTACAAGTTCGGCGGCCTCTGA
- the phnN gene encoding phosphonate metabolism protein/1,5-bisphosphokinase (PRPP-forming) PhnN, with protein sequence MPGCLVLVVGPSGAGKDTLLRLARASLAGDPRYVFPRRLVTRPPSADEDNDEIDEAAFAEGCAAGRFTLSWRAHGLGYALPEAAGRRVADGHVVVCNVSRRVVARAREAGPRVSVVEITAPPEVLARRIAARGRAQDGDLAARLAREGRVTADLTILNTGAADEAAARLVAHLRAC encoded by the coding sequence ATGCCGGGCTGCCTCGTCCTCGTGGTCGGCCCGAGCGGGGCCGGCAAGGATACGCTGCTCCGGCTCGCCCGGGCGAGCCTGGCCGGCGATCCGCGCTACGTCTTCCCGCGCCGCCTCGTCACCCGGCCGCCCTCGGCCGACGAGGACAACGACGAGATCGACGAGGCCGCCTTCGCCGAGGGCTGCGCGGCCGGCCGTTTCACCCTGAGCTGGCGCGCCCACGGCCTCGGCTACGCGCTCCCGGAGGCCGCTGGCCGGCGGGTCGCCGACGGCCACGTGGTGGTCTGCAACGTCTCGCGCCGCGTCGTCGCCCGGGCGCGGGAGGCCGGCCCCCGGGTGAGCGTCGTCGAGATCACGGCGCCGCCCGAGGTCCTGGCGCGGCGCATCGCCGCCCGCGGACGCGCGCAGGACGGCGATCTGGCCGCGCGTCTCGCCCGCGAGGGCCGCGTCACCGCGGACCTGACGATCCTCAATACCGGCGCCGCGGACGAGGCGGCCGCGCGGCTAGTCGCGCATCTGCGCGCCTGCTGA
- the rplA gene encoding 50S ribosomal protein L1, with translation MAKEGKRIRAAREGIEVTKLYPLDEAIKLVKERATAKFDETVEVSMNLGVDPRHADQMVRGVCNLPNGSGRTVRVAVFARGAKADDAKAAGADIVGAEDLLEIVQSGKIDFDRCIATPDMMPLVGRLGKVLGPRGLMPNPKVGTVTMDVKGAVAGAKGGSVEFRVEKAGIVHAGVGKVSFDADKLVENIKAFADAVAKAKPAGAKGTYVQRIAVTSTMGPGVKVEPNTVLTA, from the coding sequence ATGGCTAAGGAAGGCAAGCGCATCCGCGCCGCCCGCGAGGGCATCGAGGTCACCAAGCTCTATCCCCTCGACGAGGCGATCAAGCTGGTGAAGGAGCGGGCGACCGCGAAGTTCGACGAGACCGTCGAGGTCTCGATGAACCTCGGCGTCGATCCCCGCCACGCCGACCAGATGGTCCGCGGCGTCTGCAACCTGCCGAACGGCTCCGGCCGGACGGTGCGCGTGGCGGTCTTCGCCCGCGGCGCCAAGGCGGACGACGCCAAGGCGGCGGGTGCCGACATCGTCGGCGCCGAGGACCTCCTCGAGATCGTGCAGAGCGGCAAGATCGATTTCGATCGCTGCATCGCCACCCCGGACATGATGCCGCTGGTCGGCCGCCTCGGTAAGGTGCTGGGCCCGCGCGGCCTGATGCCGAACCCGAAGGTCGGCACCGTCACCATGGACGTGAAGGGCGCCGTCGCCGGCGCCAAGGGCGGCTCGGTGGAGTTCCGCGTCGAGAAGGCCGGCATCGTCCATGCCGGCGTCGGCAAGGTCTCGTTCGACGCCGACAAGCTCGTCGAGAACATCAAGGCCTTCGCGGACGCCGTCGCCAAGGCGAAGCCCGCGGGCGCCAAGGGCACCTACGTCCAGCGCATCGCCGTCACCTCGACGATGGGCCCGGGCGTGAAGGTCGAGCCGAACACGGTCCTGACCGCCTGA
- a CDS encoding alpha-D-ribose 1-methylphosphonate 5-phosphate C-P-lyase PhnJ, with translation MSAAIAHRPESESGYNFAYLDEGTKRMIRRAILKAIAVPGYQVPFASREMPMPYGWGTGGVQVTAAILGRSDVLKVIDQGADDTTNAVSIRRFFAKTSGVATTTRTAEATVIQTRHRIPETPLTEGQTLVYQVPIPEPLRFLEPRETETRQLHALAEYGAMHVKLYEDISRHGHIATTYAYPVEVAGRYVMDPSPTPKFDNPKMDDCPALQLFGAGRERRIYAVPPYTRVRSLDFEDHPFRVQHFDQPCALCGAEGVYLDEMLLDDAGRRMFVCSDTDHCEGRRADGHVGTGDAA, from the coding sequence ATGAGCGCCGCGATCGCGCACCGCCCGGAGAGCGAATCGGGCTACAACTTCGCCTATCTCGACGAGGGCACGAAGCGGATGATCCGCCGGGCCATCCTCAAGGCCATCGCGGTGCCGGGCTACCAGGTGCCCTTCGCCTCCCGCGAGATGCCGATGCCCTACGGCTGGGGCACCGGCGGCGTGCAGGTGACGGCCGCGATCCTCGGCCGCTCGGACGTGCTCAAGGTCATCGACCAGGGCGCCGACGACACCACCAACGCGGTCTCGATCCGCCGCTTCTTCGCCAAGACCTCCGGGGTGGCCACCACCACCCGCACCGCGGAGGCGACGGTGATCCAGACCCGCCACCGCATCCCCGAGACGCCGCTCACCGAGGGGCAGACGCTGGTCTATCAGGTGCCGATCCCCGAGCCCCTGCGCTTCCTCGAGCCCCGCGAGACCGAGACGCGCCAGCTCCACGCGCTGGCCGAGTACGGCGCCATGCACGTGAAGCTCTACGAGGACATCAGCCGCCACGGCCACATCGCCACCACCTACGCGTACCCGGTGGAGGTGGCGGGCCGCTACGTGATGGACCCGTCGCCGACGCCCAAGTTCGACAATCCCAAGATGGACGATTGCCCCGCGCTCCAGCTCTTCGGCGCGGGCCGCGAGCGGCGGATCTACGCGGTGCCGCCCTACACGCGGGTGCGCAGCCTCGATTTCGAGGACCACCCGTTCCGGGTGCAGCACTTCGACCAGCCCTGCGCCCTGTGCGGCGCCGAGGGCGTCTATCTCGACGAGATGCTGCTCGACGATGCCGGAAGGCGGATGTTCGTGTGCTCGGATACCGACCATTGCGAGGGGCGTCGCGCGGACGGCCATGTCGGCACGGGGGACGCGGCATGA
- the nusG gene encoding transcription termination/antitermination protein NusG, giving the protein MSKRWYIVHAYSNFENKVAQSIKDQAAQRGLTELFDEVMVPTEKVVEVRRGRKVDAERKFFPGYVLVKCDLTDEVYHLIKNTPKVTGFLGADKSKPVPIPDAEAERIKGQVAEGVDRPKPSISFEIGETVRVADGPFASFNGTVEEIDDARSRLKVAVSIFGRATPVELEYAQVEKA; this is encoded by the coding sequence GTGTCGAAGCGCTGGTACATCGTCCACGCCTACTCGAACTTCGAGAACAAGGTCGCCCAGTCCATCAAGGACCAGGCGGCCCAGCGCGGGCTGACCGAGCTGTTCGACGAGGTGATGGTCCCGACCGAGAAGGTCGTGGAGGTGCGCCGCGGCCGGAAGGTCGACGCTGAGCGCAAGTTCTTCCCCGGCTACGTGCTGGTGAAGTGCGACCTCACCGACGAGGTCTACCACCTCATCAAGAACACCCCGAAGGTCACGGGCTTCCTCGGCGCCGACAAGTCGAAGCCGGTGCCGATCCCGGACGCCGAGGCCGAGCGGATCAAGGGCCAGGTCGCCGAGGGCGTCGACCGGCCGAAGCCCTCGATCTCCTTCGAGATCGGCGAAACCGTCCGGGTCGCCGACGGCCCGTTCGCCAGCTTCAACGGCACCGTCGAGGAGATCGACGACGCCCGCTCCCGCCTCAAGGTGGCGGTGTCGATCTTCGGCCGCGCCACGCCGGTCGAGCTCGAGTACGCCCAGGTCGAGAAGGCCTGA
- the phnK gene encoding phosphonate C-P lyase system protein PhnK, translating to MSESLLQVRGLTKRYGARLACADVSFDLVPGEVLAIVGESGSGKSTLLSLIATELAPDSGTVAYRTRDGALRDLGTLSEAGRRALMRTEWGFVRQDAAQGLRMAVSAGGNVGERLMGLGDRHYGQIRAQALDWLGRVEIAADRIDDPPTRFSGGMRQRLQIARNLVTGPRLVLMDEPTSGLDVSVQARLLDLIRRLSAELGLAVIIVTHDLAVARLLSHRIMVMRAGRVIETGLTDRVLDDPEHAYTQLLVASVLAA from the coding sequence ATGAGCGAATCCCTGCTTCAGGTCCGCGGCCTGACCAAGCGCTACGGCGCCCGCCTCGCCTGCGCCGACGTGTCGTTCGACCTCGTTCCCGGCGAGGTGCTGGCGATCGTGGGCGAGTCCGGTTCCGGCAAGTCGACGCTGCTCTCCCTCATCGCCACCGAGCTGGCGCCCGATTCCGGGACGGTCGCCTACCGGACGCGCGACGGCGCGCTGCGCGACCTCGGCACTCTGAGCGAGGCCGGGCGCCGGGCGCTGATGCGCACCGAGTGGGGGTTCGTCCGCCAGGACGCGGCCCAGGGCCTGCGCATGGCGGTCTCGGCCGGCGGGAATGTCGGCGAACGGCTGATGGGGCTCGGCGACCGCCACTACGGGCAGATCCGCGCCCAGGCCCTCGACTGGCTCGGCCGCGTCGAGATCGCCGCCGACCGGATCGACGACCCGCCGACGCGCTTCTCCGGCGGCATGCGCCAGCGCCTGCAGATCGCCCGGAACCTCGTCACCGGCCCCCGCCTGGTGCTGATGGACGAGCCGACCTCCGGCCTCGACGTCTCGGTCCAGGCCCGGCTCCTCGACCTGATCCGCCGCCTCTCGGCCGAGCTGGGGCTCGCGGTGATCATCGTCACCCACGACCTCGCGGTGGCGCGGCTCCTCTCGCACCGGATCATGGTCATGCGCGCCGGCCGGGTGATCGAGACCGGCCTCACCGACCGCGTGCTCGACGATCCCGAGCACGCCTACACCCAGCTCCTCGTCGCCTCGGTGCTCGCCGCATGA
- the phnL gene encoding phosphonate C-P lyase system protein PhnL, with protein MTALLTFQDVAKSFTLHLRGGVVLPVVGGVSLSVEPGECVVLGGPSGAGKSSLLKMAYGNYRCDGGAILVRDGDTVVDVVRADPRAVLALRARVIAYVSQFLRVIPRVSALDVVEAAGREGGLPEAAARARAEALLARLNLPERLWGLPPATFSGGEQQRVNIARGLIADRPLLLLDEPTASLDAENRAVVAELVREKLRGGAGVLGIFHDSEMRDAVATRVVDVTRFAPRARAA; from the coding sequence ATGACCGCGCTACTGACCTTCCAGGACGTCGCCAAGAGCTTTACCCTGCACCTGCGCGGCGGCGTCGTGCTGCCGGTGGTCGGCGGCGTGAGCCTGTCGGTGGAGCCCGGCGAGTGCGTGGTGCTCGGCGGCCCGTCCGGCGCGGGAAAATCCTCGCTGCTGAAGATGGCCTACGGCAATTATCGCTGCGACGGCGGCGCGATCCTGGTCCGCGACGGCGACACGGTCGTGGACGTCGTCCGGGCCGATCCGCGGGCGGTCCTGGCGCTGCGGGCGCGGGTGATCGCCTACGTGTCGCAGTTCCTCCGGGTGATCCCGCGGGTCTCGGCCCTCGACGTCGTCGAGGCCGCCGGCCGCGAGGGCGGATTGCCCGAAGCGGCGGCGCGGGCGCGGGCCGAGGCCCTGCTCGCCCGGCTGAACCTGCCGGAGCGGCTCTGGGGCCTGCCGCCCGCGACCTTCTCGGGCGGCGAGCAGCAGCGGGTCAACATCGCCCGGGGCCTGATCGCCGACCGGCCGCTCCTGCTCCTCGACGAGCCCACCGCCTCCCTGGACGCGGAGAACCGCGCCGTGGTGGCCGAGCTCGTGCGCGAGAAGCTCCGGGGCGGGGCCGGCGTGCTCGGCATCTTCCACGACAGCGAGATGCGCGACGCTGTGGCGACCCGGGTGGTCGATGTCACCCGCTTCGCGCCGCGCGCCCGGGCAGCCTGA
- the tuf gene encoding elongation factor Tu, translated as MGKEKFSRTKPHCNIGTIGHVDHGKTSLTAAITKVLAETGGATFTAYDQIDKAPEEKARGITISTAHVEYETQNRHYAHVDCPGHADYVKNMITGAAQMDGAILVVSAADGPMPQTREHILLARQVGVPALVVFLNKVDMVDDEELLELVELEVRELLSKYDFPGDDIPITKGSALMALEDKEPKIGKEAVLALMATVDAYIPQPERPIDMPFLMPIEDVFSISGRGTVVTGRVERGIVKVGEEVEIVGIRATTKTTVTGVEMFRKLLDQGQAGDNVGVLLRGTKREDVERGQVVCKPGSVKPHSKFKAEAYILTKEEGGRHTPFFTNYRPQFYFRTTDVTGICTLPEGTEMVMPGDNVTMDVALIVPVAMEEKLRFAIREGGRTVGAGVVAAIND; from the coding sequence ATGGGCAAGGAAAAGTTCTCCCGCACCAAGCCGCACTGCAACATTGGCACGATCGGGCACGTTGACCACGGCAAGACGTCTCTGACGGCGGCGATCACGAAGGTTCTGGCCGAGACGGGCGGGGCGACGTTCACGGCCTACGACCAGATCGACAAGGCTCCTGAGGAGAAGGCGCGCGGGATCACGATCTCGACGGCGCACGTGGAGTACGAGACGCAGAACCGCCACTACGCGCACGTGGACTGCCCCGGCCACGCCGACTACGTGAAGAACATGATCACGGGCGCGGCGCAGATGGACGGCGCGATCCTGGTGGTGTCGGCGGCCGACGGCCCGATGCCGCAGACCCGCGAGCACATCCTGCTGGCCCGTCAGGTCGGCGTGCCGGCGCTGGTGGTGTTCCTCAACAAGGTCGACATGGTCGACGACGAGGAGCTCCTGGAGCTGGTCGAGCTCGAGGTGCGTGAGCTGCTGTCGAAGTACGACTTCCCGGGCGACGACATCCCGATCACCAAGGGCTCGGCGCTGATGGCGCTTGAGGACAAGGAGCCGAAGATCGGCAAGGAGGCGGTGCTGGCGCTGATGGCGACGGTGGACGCCTACATCCCGCAGCCGGAGCGTCCGATCGACATGCCGTTCCTGATGCCGATCGAGGACGTGTTCTCGATCTCGGGCCGCGGCACGGTGGTGACGGGTCGCGTCGAGCGCGGCATCGTGAAGGTGGGCGAGGAGGTCGAGATCGTCGGCATCCGGGCGACCACCAAGACGACGGTGACGGGCGTCGAGATGTTCCGCAAGCTGCTCGACCAGGGCCAGGCGGGCGACAACGTCGGCGTGCTGCTGCGCGGCACGAAGCGCGAGGACGTGGAGCGCGGCCAGGTCGTGTGCAAGCCGGGTTCGGTGAAGCCGCACTCGAAGTTCAAGGCCGAGGCGTACATCCTGACCAAGGAGGAGGGCGGCCGCCACACGCCGTTCTTCACCAACTACCGGCCGCAGTTCTACTTCCGGACCACGGACGTGACCGGGATCTGCACGCTGCCCGAGGGCACCGAGATGGTGATGCCGGGCGACAACGTGACCATGGACGTGGCGCTGATCGTGCCGGTGGCCATGGAGGAGAAGCTGCGCTTCGCCATCCGCGAGGGCGGCCGCACCGTCGGCGCCGGCGTCGTCGCCGCCATCAACGACTGA
- a CDS encoding GNAT family N-acetyltransferase — MSDLTVRRAGKPDLPAILELYAELNGGRVATLEQAGALLDRLATYPDYGLYVAERDGAVVGTFCLVILDNIAHWGTPSALIESVVVSSRHRGGGHGRAMIHEAARLAEARGCYKLALSSNVDAKPAHAFYESLGFERYGYSFRLDPPFLPDAAEATR, encoded by the coding sequence GTGAGCGACCTCACGGTCCGCCGGGCCGGGAAGCCCGACCTCCCCGCGATCCTCGAGCTCTACGCCGAGCTGAACGGCGGGCGGGTGGCGACCCTGGAGCAGGCCGGGGCGCTCCTCGACCGGCTCGCGACCTATCCCGATTACGGGCTCTACGTGGCCGAACGCGACGGCGCGGTCGTCGGCACCTTCTGCCTCGTCATCCTCGACAACATCGCCCACTGGGGCACGCCGTCGGCCCTCATCGAGAGCGTCGTGGTCTCGTCCCGGCACCGCGGCGGCGGCCACGGCCGGGCGATGATCCACGAGGCGGCCCGGCTCGCCGAGGCGCGGGGCTGCTACAAGCTCGCCCTGTCGTCGAACGTCGACGCCAAGCCGGCCCACGCCTTCTACGAGAGCCTCGGCTTCGAGCGCTACGGCTACAGCTTCCGCCTTGATCCCCCCTTCCTGCCCGACGCCGCGGAGGCGACCCGATGA
- the rplK gene encoding 50S ribosomal protein L11 — MAKKITGYVKLQVPAGAANPSPPIGPALGQRGLNIMEFCKAFNAKTAQMEKGTPIPVIITAYQDRSFTFEMKQPPVTFFLKKAVGLKLGKKPASGSKTPGKGPTVGKISEAQLREIAEKKMPDLNCDSIESAVAMIRGSARAMGLEVTA, encoded by the coding sequence ATGGCGAAGAAGATCACGGGCTACGTGAAGCTTCAGGTCCCGGCCGGCGCGGCGAACCCGTCGCCGCCGATCGGTCCCGCGCTCGGTCAGCGCGGCCTCAACATCATGGAATTCTGCAAGGCCTTCAACGCGAAGACCGCGCAGATGGAGAAGGGCACCCCGATCCCGGTGATCATCACCGCGTATCAGGACCGCTCCTTCACCTTCGAGATGAAGCAGCCGCCGGTCACCTTCTTCCTCAAGAAGGCCGTCGGCCTGAAGCTCGGCAAGAAGCCCGCCTCCGGCTCCAAGACCCCGGGCAAGGGCCCGACCGTCGGCAAGATCTCGGAGGCGCAGCTGCGCGAGATCGCCGAGAAGAAGATGCCCGACCTCAACTGCGACTCGATCGAGTCGGCCGTTGCCATGATCCGCGGCTCCGCCCGGGCCATGGGCCTCGAAGTCACGGCCTGA
- a CDS encoding alpha-D-ribose 1-methylphosphonate 5-triphosphate diphosphatase, which yields MDDFILENATLVLPDRVQRGWLAVSDGAIAEIGEGRPPARGLDLGGDHLIPGLIELHTDHLESHFAPRPKVRWHPLGAVLAYDAQITASGITTVFDSLRAGSDPDGSGLGAELEQLAGAIAAARAGDLFRAEHFTHLRCELPSLDVLDTVADFTARYPVGLISLMDHTPGQRQFRDMEKYYTYATRGGRPMEEIRANTERKVRDGRALNAKNRPALVQFAREMGIPLASHDDTTLADVDLAVGEGVRLAEFPTTLEAAEAAHRQGITVMMGAPNLIRGGSHSGNVAALALAEAGHLDILSSDYVPASLLMAAFRLPEQAPAITLPEALATVTSNPARATGLTDRGALAPGLRADLVRVQRAEGVPVVREVWRAGRRVA from the coding sequence ATGGACGACTTCATCCTCGAGAACGCGACCCTGGTCCTGCCGGACCGGGTGCAGCGCGGCTGGCTCGCGGTGTCGGACGGGGCGATCGCCGAGATCGGCGAGGGGCGCCCGCCCGCGCGCGGCCTCGATCTCGGCGGCGACCACCTGATTCCCGGCCTGATCGAGCTGCACACCGACCATCTGGAGAGCCATTTCGCGCCGCGCCCGAAGGTGCGCTGGCACCCCCTCGGCGCCGTCCTGGCCTACGACGCGCAGATCACCGCCTCGGGCATCACCACGGTGTTCGATTCGCTCCGCGCCGGCAGCGACCCGGACGGCAGCGGCCTCGGCGCCGAGCTGGAGCAGCTCGCCGGCGCCATCGCCGCCGCGCGGGCCGGGGACCTGTTCCGGGCCGAGCACTTCACGCACCTGCGCTGCGAGCTGCCCTCCCTGGACGTGCTCGACACCGTGGCAGATTTCACGGCCCGCTACCCGGTGGGGCTGATCTCGCTGATGGACCACACGCCCGGCCAGCGGCAGTTCCGCGACATGGAGAAGTACTACACCTACGCCACCCGGGGCGGCCGGCCGATGGAGGAGATCCGCGCCAACACCGAGCGCAAGGTCCGCGACGGACGGGCGCTCAACGCGAAGAACCGGCCCGCCCTCGTCCAGTTCGCCCGCGAGATGGGCATCCCGCTCGCGAGCCACGACGACACCACCCTGGCCGACGTCGACCTCGCCGTCGGCGAGGGCGTGCGGCTGGCCGAGTTCCCCACCACCCTGGAGGCGGCCGAGGCCGCGCACCGGCAGGGAATCACCGTGATGATGGGCGCGCCGAACCTGATCCGCGGCGGCTCGCATTCCGGCAACGTGGCCGCCCTGGCGCTGGCCGAGGCCGGGCACCTCGACATCCTCTCGTCGGACTACGTGCCGGCGAGCCTGCTGATGGCGGCCTTCCGGCTGCCCGAGCAGGCGCCCGCGATCACGCTGCCCGAGGCGCTCGCCACCGTCACGAGCAACCCCGCCCGCGCCACCGGCCTGACCGATCGCGGCGCGCTCGCGCCCGGATTGCGGGCCGATCTCGTGCGCGTGCAGCGGGCCGAGGGGGTGCCGGTGGTCCGCGAGGTCTGGCGCGCCGGCCGGCGCGTCGCCTGA